The sequence CATCGCGCTGAGCTGGCGTAGGCCACCTGGTTTCCTGCCCTGACCATCACCAGACTGTTCCTGGCGAGGTAGGCCGGAACCGCGACCCTCTGGACATAGACACTCGGACCGCCATGGCTCCGGCCGTTGCCGCCCGCAGGCGGGGTAAGCAAATAAAATTGCGGCAACGGTTCCCTGGCGGCACAAGCCGCCAGAAAAAATGCCAGCGCCAGCCCGATGGCCCTGAGCTTGAATTTCCGTTCCCGTCTCACGGCTGATCCTGGCGGGGCGGCTTACGGCCGAACAAAATCGAGTTCGGGTGTCGCTGCAGAAAATCCGAAAGGTTCTGGATGGATGCTGCTGCGGCACTCAACTGCGAAAGGGAACTGTCCAATTGATACTGGAACCCGGAGTTCGGTTTAAGCATGGTGTTCAGGCTGCCCACCGTTTTCTGAATCGATGCCAGCGTCCGCTTGGCTTCATCCAGGGTCGGATTCAGATTTTTCGCAGCCGGGCTAAGTTCGGTGTCAAGGTTCTTGAGCGTCGCCGTCAATTGATCGAAAGACGTATGCAGGCTGGTGAGGACTCCTTTGACGTCCGGACCATTCACCAGCTTGTTGAGGGATTCAGTTGTCTCGTTGAGCGAAGCGCCTAGTTTTTCCAGTTGCATGGCGTCGATGCCCGTACGCGCGCTCGCCACCAGATCCTGGACGTTCTGTGCCAGAGCAAGAAAGTTGACGTTGCCCAGGTTGCTGACCGCTTTCGTTACGTTGGTCATGATGGCTTCGATGTCAGACGGTTCGCCCGGGATCATCAGGTAGCGTTCATCCCCCGATTCCGGCGGGATAAGCAGCGGCGGTGCGTCCTTGTAAAAGTCGAGCGAGACGTAAAGCTGACCGCTGATCAGGCTCTCAAAATCCAGCTTTGCCCGCAACCCGTTCTCGACCCGCTTCTCGTTCAACTGGCGGCTCGACAAGTCGATGGGGGCACCGGTGTGCTTCTCGACCAGACGGGTGTCAATGGCGTAAAACACCTTGACGAACGGCGGTTGGGTGGCACCGCGGAGACTGAGAGCGACCTTGCTGACCTGGCCCACGGTCACCCCCTTGAATTTAACGTTCGATCCTACCGTCAGGCCGTTTACCGATTGATTAAAGTAAGTAAGAAAAACCTGCTTTTCGGAAAACAGGTTCATGCTGCCGAAAAACACGATAGCGCCGACGGCGATGAGGAGGGCGCCGAGAACGAACGCCCCAATGAGGGTCGGATTAGCTTTTCGACTCATGCGGTCCTTTCCGGCCGTGCGAAAGTTCCCCGCGGAGGAGAAAATCCCGTACCTTGGGATGGCTGTGTCCCTCCTCGACCAGGTCTTTCGGACTGCCTTGGGCGATCATTCGTTTTGTGTCGGCATCCAGGAAAATGGAGTTGTCGGCGATGGTGAAAATTGAGGGGAGCTCATGCGTAACCACCATGATGGTGGTGCCGAGGCTATCCCGCAGCCGCAAGATCAAGTCGTCCAGCCGCCGCGAACTGAGCGGGTCCAATCCGGCCGACGGTTCATCGAAAAACAGGAAGGCCGGGTCAAGCGCCATGGCTCGAGCCAGGCCGGCGCGCTTGCGCATGCCGCCGCTGATTTCTGCAGGATAAAATTCTTCAAACCCTTTCAGCCCGACCAGCGCAAGCTTCAGCGACACGATCTCCTGGATCTCCCGGCGGCCCAACCGGGTGTACTGCTCGAGCGGCAGGGCCACATTTTCAGCCAGCGTCATCGAACTCCAGAGCGCTCCCGCCTGGAATAACACGCCGAATTTGCGCTGCATGCTTTCTCTTTCTTCGGGTGACGCCTTCGAGTAGCTTTGGCCGTCGTACAAAATCTCGCCTTTTTCTACCGCTTTA is a genomic window of Verrucomicrobiota bacterium containing:
- a CDS encoding MCE family protein — protein: MSRKANPTLIGAFVLGALLIAVGAIVFFGSMNLFSEKQVFLTYFNQSVNGLTVGSNVKFKGVTVGQVSKVALSLRGATQPPFVKVFYAIDTRLVEKHTGAPIDLSSRQLNEKRVENGLRAKLDFESLISGQLYVSLDFYKDAPPLLIPPESGDERYLMIPGEPSDIEAIMTNVTKAVSNLGNVNFLALAQNVQDLVASARTGIDAMQLEKLGASLNETTESLNKLVNGPDVKGVLTSLHTSFDQLTATLKNLDTELSPAAKNLNPTLDEAKRTLASIQKTVGSLNTMLKPNSGFQYQLDSSLSQLSAAAASIQNLSDFLQRHPNSILFGRKPPRQDQP
- a CDS encoding ATP-binding cassette domain-containing protein; the encoded protein is MPQAGAPDPHAGGPGPSRDTEGGQGTCAIEVRDLELRYGSYVVMRDINFTVKKGEVMVIMGGSGCGKSTLLKYMIGLKAVEKGEILYDGQSYSKASPEERESMQRKFGVLFQAGALWSSMTLAENVALPLEQYTRLGRREIQEIVSLKLALVGLKGFEEFYPAEISGGMRKRAGLARAMALDPAFLFFDEPSAGLDPLSSRRLDDLILRLRDSLGTTIMVVTHELPSIFTIADNSIFLDADTKRMIAQGSPKDLVEEGHSHPKVRDFLLRGELSHGRKGPHESKS